One genomic region from Phoenix dactylifera cultivar Barhee BC4 unplaced genomic scaffold, palm_55x_up_171113_PBpolish2nd_filt_p 000261F, whole genome shotgun sequence encodes:
- the LOC103715042 gene encoding putative 1-phosphatidylinositol-3-phosphate 5-kinase FAB1C isoform X3 gives MGIADHPLLDLMQKVKSWIFGPSGSASESLMQGCGDHLMCYECRAGFGGPVHGHRCRSCWRMFCRKCMQSGGGSGSRVEQQPKYCKFCFRAISGHGEVAVERRGEKVSPWVSPECIPKSPLSGSTTNNKLFAGLPERRQFSSPRMLRCSTCRSDEEEVVDESGKQFFSPLSSFSHDVSDIDTISTSTGNEIYSFKSITPSPLDSPSRAVEQEDVSPMSRKIGLFDQDSPGYLRKLGGESEDLLEHGNRCTYDNLSIYQNQESQKAQQPLDFENNWDIWHPPPPEDEGDDVEAGFFEYDDEDDEVGDSGKLFTSSSFSSDVFRIKEKSNEAQKELLRNAVHGHFRALVSQLLKGEGVHVASENGGEGWLEVVSSLACQAANFVKPNISKGDSMDPGDYVKVKCIASGRPMDSTLIKGVACTKNIKHKRMVSQHKNPRLLLLGGALEYQKVPNKLASINTVLEQEIDHLKMAVGKIEAHRPNVLLVEKSVSSYAQEYLLAKEISLVLNVKRPLLERISRCTGAQIVQSIDNLASARLGHCEMFRIEKVSEECSSANYPNKKSVKTLMFFEGCPRRLGCTVLLRGTCLEELKKVKHVVQFASFAAYQLSLETSFLADEGATLPKIPLKPPFTMTQKPMNADAFVSMASTSAISDISETSADKFQGVGSGIKLGSSPTYTQNHRDFTVESTPDISTCGAKGSISAFQCKEPGGSSHFPTDAGIHQGEMFEKSVIERSNLANHKNLKSDDEYKRTYVDGEVPTEYLSTAENHQSILVSLSSTCILKGTVCERSQLFRIKFYGSFDKPLGRYLRDDLFDQTSCCHVCKEPAEAHVRCYTHQQGSLSICVRQLPSVKLPGDQDGRIWMWHRCLKCELKDGVPPAAHRVVMSDAAWGLSFGKFLELSFSNHVTANRIASCGHSLQRDCLRFYGFGSMVAFFRYSPVDILSVNLPPSTLDFACQIQQELARKEGAKICNMVELLHGEVYDMLQGIERKITISEHEPSKESIHKHITELKNLLKVEKNEYEVLLQAVKTENIQLFNASVDILELNRLRRSLLLNAYMWDRQLYLLDSLSKAESYPAKVDPKLPDMFYLTKLKEWRAELFSKDGQLGNSSEKITTKPLASLGTPRKSMLSKQHEELSLQVLECNSSNMVEIDLSVESIEGYVGSASLNFFSGQCNGYDERKVIAEASIAASSVENLHSPSSNLSDQIDLAWTGSGQLVKDPPQGGAKADSVGSPSLLDNSCYKKVMSPVRVYSFDSALKFRDRVYGGLSPSSLQLTSFRSADVAGDFVSTFKDPILNMRRAYSQRSRRDIQRLNTLLSQTPIYISSASHMVSDGAHLLLSQTGLSDVVVAVYDDEPTSIISYALTSQEYADFITSRLDQRKELKGKDKISSLRNQMSNHAAAMNFAGQESVAQYQLNDIQSWCYGSDEAQLSREKLSDPKESHFRIYFGDESSFPADKAKYSVTCYFARQFDALRKKCCPNELDYIRSLSRCKRWSAQGGKSNVYFAKSLDDRFIIKQVTKTELDSFEDFAPEYFKYLTESITSGSPTCLAKILGIYQVTVKHLKGGREVRMDIMVMENLFFRRNISRVYDLKGSLRSRYNPDTSGNNRVLLDLNLLETLRTKPIFLGSKAKRRLERAVWNDTFFLASVDVMDYSLLVGIDEDRKELVIGIIDFMRQYTWDKHLETWVKASGILGGPKNASPTVISPTQYKKRFRKAMSNYFLTVPDQWS, from the exons ATGGGGATAGCCGATCACCCACTTCTTGATCTGATGCAAAAGGTCAAGTCTTGGATCTTCGGCCCGTCGGGCAGTGCCTCCGAATCGTTGATGCAGGGCTGCGGCGACCACCTGATGTGTTATGAGTGCCGGGCGGGGTTTGGGGGGCCCGTTCACGGGCACCGGTGCCGGAGCTGCTGGCGGATGTTCTGCCGGAAGTGCATGCAGAGTGGGGGCGGCAGTGGCTCGAGGGTGGAGCAGCAGCCCAAGTACTGCAAGTTCTGCTTCCGGGCCATTTCTGGGCACGGCGAAGTAGCTGTGGAACGCCGGGGCGAGAAAGTTAGTCCTTGGGTGTCTCCAGAGTGCATCCCTAAGTCGCCTCTGTCTGGATCGACGACTAACAACAAGCTCTTTGCTGGCCTGCCGGAGCGGCGGCAGTTTTCATCGCCACGCATGCTTCGTTGCTCCACCTGCAG GagtgatgaagaagaagtggttgATGAATCCGGGAAGCAATTTTTTAGCCCGTTGAGTTCGTTCTCCCATGATGTCTCTGATATAGATACTATTAGTACCAGTACTGGGAATGAGATTTACAGTTTCAAGTCGATAACTCCGAGTCCCTTAGACAGCCCTAGTAGGGCAGTTGAGCAAGAGGATGTGAGCCCTATGTCAAGAAAGATTGGTCTTTTCGATCAAGATTCTCCAGGTTACTTGCGAAAACTTGGAGGGGAGTCTGAGGATTTACTAGAACATGGTAATAGATGCACATATGACAACCTTTCGATTTACCAGAATCAAGAAAGCCAGAAGGCTCAACAGCCCTTGGATTTTGAGAATAATTGGGATATTTGGCATCCTCCCCCACCTGAAGACGAGGGGGATGATGTGGAGGCTGGTTTTTTTGAgtatgatgatgaagatgatgaggTTGGCGACTCAGGCAAGCTATTCACATCTAGTAGCTTCAGTAGTGATGTGTTTCGGATAAAGGAGAAGTCTAATGAAGCCCAGAAAGAGCTTCTAAGGAATGCTGTGCACGGACATTTCAGGGCTCTTGTGTCTCAACTATTGAAAGGGGAAGGTGTTCATGTTGCGAGTGAGAATGGTGGGGAGGGCTGGCTGGAAGTGGTTTCCTCACTGGCATGCCAAGCTGCTAATTTCGTGAAACCAAATATTAGCAAAGGTGACAGCATGGATCCTGGTGATTATGTCAAGGTCAAGTGTATAGCATCGGGAAGGCCAATGGATAG CACCCTTATTAAAGGGGTAGCTTGTactaagaatataaaacataaacgCATGGTCTCACAACACAAAAACCCTAGGTTGCTTCTTTTGGGAGGAGCACTGGAGTACCAGAAAGTTCCAAATAAGTTGGCATCAATAAATACTGTACTTGAACAG GAAATTGATCACCTGAAAATGGCTGTTGGAAAGATCGAGGCTCATCGACCGAATGTGCTTCTAGTTGAAAAAAGTGTCTCGTCATATGCTCAAGAATATCTTTTGGCAAAAGAGATATCATTGGTGTTGAATGTCAAGAGGCCACTTTTGGAGAGAATATCACGGTGTACTGGTGCTCAGATTGTTCAATCCATTGATAATCTTGCTTCAGCTAGGTTAGGACACTGTGAAATGTTCCGGATAGAGAAAGTTTCCGAAGAATGTTCATCTGCCAACTATCCAAACAAGAAGTCTGTTAAAACTTTGATGTTCTTTGAAGGTTGTCCAAGGCGGTTAGGGTGCACG GTTCTTTTAAGGGGTACATGTCTTGAGGAATTAAAGAAAGTTAAACATGTTGTTCAGTTTGCAAGCTTTGCAGCTTATCAACTATCACTTGAGACCTCATTCCTTGCAGATGAGGGTGCAACACTCCCTAAAATTCCTTTGAAACCACCATTTACTATGACACAGAAGCCTATGAATGCTGATGCCTTTGTTTCAATGGCATCAACTTCAGCTATATCTGATATTTCCGAAACAAGTGCAGACAAGTTTCAAGGAGTTGGGTCAGGAATTAAGCTTG GCTCGTCTCCAACTTATACTCAAAATCATAGGGATTTTACAGTTGAATCAACTCCAGATATTTCTACTTGTGGTGCTAAGGGTTCAATATCTGCATTCCAATGCAAAGAACCAGGTGGCTCTTCACATTTTCCAACTGATGCTGGAATTCATCAAGGTGAAATGTTTGAGAAATCAGTTATAGAAAGAAGCAACTTAGCGAATCATAAGAATCTAAAATCTGATGATGAATATAAAAGAACATACGTAGATGGTGAGGTTCCGACAGAGTACTTGTCAACTGCAGAAAATCACCAAAGCATCTTGGTTTCCTTATCAAGCACTTGCATCTTAAAAGGTACAGTGTGCGAACGCTCTCAGCTCTTCCGTATCAAATTCTATGGTAGTTTTGATAAGCCACTTGGAAGATATCTCCGTGATGACTTGTTTGACCAG ACATCTTGCTGTCATGTATGTAAAGAACCAGCCGAAGCCCATGTTCGGTGTTATACTCACCAGCAGGGTAGTCTTTCAATTTGTGTTAGGCAGCTTCCTTCGGTGAAATTACCTGGAGACCAAGATGGAAGGATATGGATGTGGCACCGATGCCTCAAGTGTGAACTTAAGGATGGAGTACCGCCTGCTGCACATAGAGTAGTCATGTCTGATGCTGCTTGGGGGCTTTCATTTGGAAAATTCTTGGAGCTCAGTTTTTCAAATCATGTAACTGCTAACCGTATTGCAAGCTGTGGCCATTCTCTCCAGAGAGACTGCCTTCGGTTTTATGG GTTTGGGAGCATGGTTGCATTCTTTCGCTATTCCCCTGTAGATATTCTGTCTGTTAACTTGCCACCCTCAACTCTGGATTTCGCATGCCAGATTCAGCAAGAGTTGGCAAGAAAAGAGGGAGCTAAG ATATGCAATATGGTGGAATTATTGCACGGGGAAGTGTATGACATGCTTCAAGGAATTGAAAGAAAGATCACAATATCTGAGCATGAACCCTCGAAGGAAAGCATACATAAGCACATAACTGAGTTGAAGAATTTACTTAAAGTGGAAAAAAATGAGTATGAA GTTTTGTTGCAAGCAGTTAAAACAGAGAATATTCAACTGTTCAATGCATCTGTTGATATTTTGGAGCTCAATCGTTTGAGACGTAGCCTTCTACTTAATGCATACATGTGGGATCGTCAACTCTATTTGTTGGACTCATTGTCTAAAGCTGAAAGTTATCCTGCCAAGGTTGATCCAAAACTTCCAGACATGTTCTATCTCACCAAGCTGAAAGAATGGAGGGCtgaattattttctaaagaTGGGCAGCTTGGGAACTCATCTGAAAAAATCACCACAAAGCCGTTGGCCTCGTTAGGAACTCCAAGGAAATCCATGTTGTCAAAGCAGCATGAGGAGTTAAGCCTGCAGGTTTTGGAGTGTAATTCAAGCAATATGGTTGAAATAGACCTTTCAGTTGAGTCTATTGAGGGTTATGTGGGCTCAGCAAGTCTTAATTTTTTCTCTGGTCAGTGTAATGGATACGATGAGAGAAAGGTAATTGCTGAAGCTAGCATTGCCGCTTCATCCGTGGAGAACTTGCATTCACCTTCCTCTAATCTATCTGATCAAATAGATTTAGCATGGACTGGTTCAGGGCAGTTAGTGAAAGATCCACCCCAAGGTGGTGCAAAAGCTGATTCAGTTGGATCTCCAAGTCTGTTGGATAATTCATGCTATAAGAAGGTAATGTCCCCAGTCAGGGTTTATTCATTTGATTCTGCTCTAAAATTCAGAGACAGAGTATATGGTGGATTGTCTCCTTCATCATTGCAATTGACTTCATTTAGATCAGCTGATGTTGCCGGAGATTTTGTGAGCACGTTTAAAGATCCGATTCTGAACATGAGAAGAGCCTATTCTCAAAGGTCTCGCAGGGATATACAGAGATTAAATACTCTTCTTAGTCAGACACCCATATACATCTCATCAGCATCTCATATGGTGAGTGATGGGGCTCACTTGCTTCTTTCTCAAACAGGTCTTAGTGATGTAGTTGTTGCAGTCTATGACGATGAACCCACGAGCATAATATCCTATGCCTTGACTTCCCAAGAGTATGCTGACTTCATAACATCCAGATTGGATCAGCGCAAGGAGTTGAAGGGGAAGGACAAAATCAGCAGTCTTCGGAATCAAATGAGCAACCATGCAGCAGCTATGAATTTTGCAGGTCAAGAATCTGTTGCCCAATACCAGTTGAATGATATCCAGTCTTGGTGCTACGGATCTGACGAAGCTCAACTCTCACGAGAGAAGCTTTCAGATCCCAAGGAATCCCatttcagaatttattttggTGATGAGTCTTCGTTTCCTGCAGACAAGGCAAAATATTCTGTAACATGTTATTTTGCAAGACAGTTTGATGCACTTAGGAAGAAATGCTGCCCAAATGAATTGGATTATATACGTTCCCTAAGCCGCTGTAAGAGATGGAGTGCGCAAGGTGGTAAAAGCAATGTGTATTTTGCCAAGTCATTGGATGATAGATTTATCATAAAGCAAGTCACAAAAACAGAGTTAGATTCTTTTGAAGACTTTGCTCCTGAATACTTCAAGTATTTGACTGAGTCAATAACTTCTGGAAGCCCCACTTGCCTAGCAAAAATCCTTGGTATTTATCAG GTGACTGTCAAACACTTGAAAGGTGGCCGGGAAGTAAGGATGGATATAATGGTGATGGAGAATCTCTTCTTTAGGAGGAATATATCAAGAGTTTATGATCTCAAAGGCTCATTGCGTTCCCGTTATAACCCTGATACTTCAGGAAACAACAGAGTtttattagatctgaatttGTTAGAGACGCTCCGCACAAAGCCCATTTTTTTAGGAAGCAAGGCAAAGAGAAGATTGGAACGGGCTGTATGGAATGACACCTTTTTTCTTGCG TCAGTGGATGTCATGGACTATTCGCTACTGGTCGGCATTGATGAGGATCGAAAGGAACTTGTTATAGGAATCATTGATTTTATGAGGCAGTATACATGGGACAAGCACCTGGAAACCTGGGTAAAGGCCTCAGGCATACTCGGTGGTCCAAAAAATGCATCACCCACCGTCATTTCTCCAACGCAGTACAAGAAACGCTTCAGGAAAGCCATGTCGAATTACTTCCTCACCGTCCCTGACCAGTGGTCCTGA
- the LOC103715042 gene encoding putative 1-phosphatidylinositol-3-phosphate 5-kinase FAB1C isoform X2, translating to MGIADHPLLDLMQKVKSWIFGPSGSASESLMQGCGDHLMCYECRAGFGGPVHGHRCRSCWRMFCRKCMQSGGGSGSRVEQQPKYCKFCFRAISGHGEVAVERRGEKVSPWVSPECIPKSPLSGSTTNNKLFAGLPERRQFSSPRMLRCSTCSDEEEVVDESGKQFFSPLSSFSHDVSDIDTISTSTGNEIYSFKSITPSPLDSPSRAVEQEDVSPMSRKIGLFDQDSPGYLRKLGGESEDLLEHGNRCTYDNLSIYQNQESQKAQQPLDFENNWDIWHPPPPEDEGDDVEAGFFEYDDEDDEVGDSGKLFTSSSFSSDVFRIKEKSNEAQKELLRNAVHGHFRALVSQLLKGEGVHVASENGGEGWLEVVSSLACQAANFVKPNISKGDSMDPGDYVKVKCIASGRPMDSTLIKGVACTKNIKHKRMVSQHKNPRLLLLGGALEYQKVPNKLASINTVLEQEIDHLKMAVGKIEAHRPNVLLVEKSVSSYAQEYLLAKEISLVLNVKRPLLERISRCTGAQIVQSIDNLASARLGHCEMFRIEKVSEECSSANYPNKKSVKTLMFFEGCPRRLGCTVLLRGTCLEELKKVKHVVQFASFAAYQLSLETSFLADEGATLPKIPLKPPFTMTQKPMNADAFVSMASTSAISDISETSADKFQGVGSGIKLGTECLPPFSNDLSLEKKCVEIRSEQKECKLSSDYLNSGIFLGSSPTYTQNHRDFTVESTPDISTCGAKGSISAFQCKEPGGSSHFPTDAGIHQGEMFEKSVIERSNLANHKNLKSDDEYKRTYVDGEVPTEYLSTAENHQSILVSLSSTCILKGTVCERSQLFRIKFYGSFDKPLGRYLRDDLFDQTSCCHVCKEPAEAHVRCYTHQQGSLSICVRQLPSVKLPGDQDGRIWMWHRCLKCELKDGVPPAAHRVVMSDAAWGLSFGKFLELSFSNHVTANRIASCGHSLQRDCLRFYGFGSMVAFFRYSPVDILSVNLPPSTLDFACQIQQELARKEGAKICNMVELLHGEVYDMLQGIERKITISEHEPSKESIHKHITELKNLLKVEKNEYEVLLQAVKTENIQLFNASVDILELNRLRRSLLLNAYMWDRQLYLLDSLSKAESYPAKVDPKLPDMFYLTKLKEWRAELFSKDGQLGNSSEKITTKPLASLGTPRKSMLSKQHEELSLQVLECNSSNMVEIDLSVESIEGYVGSASLNFFSGQCNGYDERKVIAEASIAASSVENLHSPSSNLSDQIDLAWTGSGQLVKDPPQGGAKADSVGSPSLLDNSCYKKVMSPVRVYSFDSALKFRDRVYGGLSPSSLQLTSFRSADVAGDFVSTFKDPILNMRRAYSQRSRRDIQRLNTLLSQTPIYISSASHMVSDGAHLLLSQTGLSDVVVAVYDDEPTSIISYALTSQEYADFITSRLDQRKELKGKDKISSLRNQMSNHAAAMNFAGQESVAQYQLNDIQSWCYGSDEAQLSREKLSDPKESHFRIYFGDESSFPADKAKYSVTCYFARQFDALRKKCCPNELDYIRSLSRCKRWSAQGGKSNVYFAKSLDDRFIIKQVTKTELDSFEDFAPEYFKYLTESITSGSPTCLAKILGIYQVTVKHLKGGREVRMDIMVMENLFFRRNISRVYDLKGSLRSRYNPDTSGNNRVLLDLNLLETLRTKPIFLGSKAKRRLERAVWNDTFFLASVDVMDYSLLVGIDEDRKELVIGIIDFMRQYTWDKHLETWVKASGILGGPKNASPTVISPTQYKKRFRKAMSNYFLTVPDQWS from the exons ATGGGGATAGCCGATCACCCACTTCTTGATCTGATGCAAAAGGTCAAGTCTTGGATCTTCGGCCCGTCGGGCAGTGCCTCCGAATCGTTGATGCAGGGCTGCGGCGACCACCTGATGTGTTATGAGTGCCGGGCGGGGTTTGGGGGGCCCGTTCACGGGCACCGGTGCCGGAGCTGCTGGCGGATGTTCTGCCGGAAGTGCATGCAGAGTGGGGGCGGCAGTGGCTCGAGGGTGGAGCAGCAGCCCAAGTACTGCAAGTTCTGCTTCCGGGCCATTTCTGGGCACGGCGAAGTAGCTGTGGAACGCCGGGGCGAGAAAGTTAGTCCTTGGGTGTCTCCAGAGTGCATCCCTAAGTCGCCTCTGTCTGGATCGACGACTAACAACAAGCTCTTTGCTGGCCTGCCGGAGCGGCGGCAGTTTTCATCGCCACGCATGCTTCGTTGCTCCACCTGCAG tgatgaagaagaagtggttgATGAATCCGGGAAGCAATTTTTTAGCCCGTTGAGTTCGTTCTCCCATGATGTCTCTGATATAGATACTATTAGTACCAGTACTGGGAATGAGATTTACAGTTTCAAGTCGATAACTCCGAGTCCCTTAGACAGCCCTAGTAGGGCAGTTGAGCAAGAGGATGTGAGCCCTATGTCAAGAAAGATTGGTCTTTTCGATCAAGATTCTCCAGGTTACTTGCGAAAACTTGGAGGGGAGTCTGAGGATTTACTAGAACATGGTAATAGATGCACATATGACAACCTTTCGATTTACCAGAATCAAGAAAGCCAGAAGGCTCAACAGCCCTTGGATTTTGAGAATAATTGGGATATTTGGCATCCTCCCCCACCTGAAGACGAGGGGGATGATGTGGAGGCTGGTTTTTTTGAgtatgatgatgaagatgatgaggTTGGCGACTCAGGCAAGCTATTCACATCTAGTAGCTTCAGTAGTGATGTGTTTCGGATAAAGGAGAAGTCTAATGAAGCCCAGAAAGAGCTTCTAAGGAATGCTGTGCACGGACATTTCAGGGCTCTTGTGTCTCAACTATTGAAAGGGGAAGGTGTTCATGTTGCGAGTGAGAATGGTGGGGAGGGCTGGCTGGAAGTGGTTTCCTCACTGGCATGCCAAGCTGCTAATTTCGTGAAACCAAATATTAGCAAAGGTGACAGCATGGATCCTGGTGATTATGTCAAGGTCAAGTGTATAGCATCGGGAAGGCCAATGGATAG CACCCTTATTAAAGGGGTAGCTTGTactaagaatataaaacataaacgCATGGTCTCACAACACAAAAACCCTAGGTTGCTTCTTTTGGGAGGAGCACTGGAGTACCAGAAAGTTCCAAATAAGTTGGCATCAATAAATACTGTACTTGAACAG GAAATTGATCACCTGAAAATGGCTGTTGGAAAGATCGAGGCTCATCGACCGAATGTGCTTCTAGTTGAAAAAAGTGTCTCGTCATATGCTCAAGAATATCTTTTGGCAAAAGAGATATCATTGGTGTTGAATGTCAAGAGGCCACTTTTGGAGAGAATATCACGGTGTACTGGTGCTCAGATTGTTCAATCCATTGATAATCTTGCTTCAGCTAGGTTAGGACACTGTGAAATGTTCCGGATAGAGAAAGTTTCCGAAGAATGTTCATCTGCCAACTATCCAAACAAGAAGTCTGTTAAAACTTTGATGTTCTTTGAAGGTTGTCCAAGGCGGTTAGGGTGCACG GTTCTTTTAAGGGGTACATGTCTTGAGGAATTAAAGAAAGTTAAACATGTTGTTCAGTTTGCAAGCTTTGCAGCTTATCAACTATCACTTGAGACCTCATTCCTTGCAGATGAGGGTGCAACACTCCCTAAAATTCCTTTGAAACCACCATTTACTATGACACAGAAGCCTATGAATGCTGATGCCTTTGTTTCAATGGCATCAACTTCAGCTATATCTGATATTTCCGAAACAAGTGCAGACAAGTTTCAAGGAGTTGGGTCAGGAATTAAGCTTGGTACAGAGTGCCTTCCTCCATTCTCAAATGATTTGTCTTTAGAAAAGAAATGTGTGGAAATTAGATCTGAGCAAAAAGAATGCAAATTATCATCTGACTATCTAAATTCTGGTATTTTCCTAGGCTCGTCTCCAACTTATACTCAAAATCATAGGGATTTTACAGTTGAATCAACTCCAGATATTTCTACTTGTGGTGCTAAGGGTTCAATATCTGCATTCCAATGCAAAGAACCAGGTGGCTCTTCACATTTTCCAACTGATGCTGGAATTCATCAAGGTGAAATGTTTGAGAAATCAGTTATAGAAAGAAGCAACTTAGCGAATCATAAGAATCTAAAATCTGATGATGAATATAAAAGAACATACGTAGATGGTGAGGTTCCGACAGAGTACTTGTCAACTGCAGAAAATCACCAAAGCATCTTGGTTTCCTTATCAAGCACTTGCATCTTAAAAGGTACAGTGTGCGAACGCTCTCAGCTCTTCCGTATCAAATTCTATGGTAGTTTTGATAAGCCACTTGGAAGATATCTCCGTGATGACTTGTTTGACCAG ACATCTTGCTGTCATGTATGTAAAGAACCAGCCGAAGCCCATGTTCGGTGTTATACTCACCAGCAGGGTAGTCTTTCAATTTGTGTTAGGCAGCTTCCTTCGGTGAAATTACCTGGAGACCAAGATGGAAGGATATGGATGTGGCACCGATGCCTCAAGTGTGAACTTAAGGATGGAGTACCGCCTGCTGCACATAGAGTAGTCATGTCTGATGCTGCTTGGGGGCTTTCATTTGGAAAATTCTTGGAGCTCAGTTTTTCAAATCATGTAACTGCTAACCGTATTGCAAGCTGTGGCCATTCTCTCCAGAGAGACTGCCTTCGGTTTTATGG GTTTGGGAGCATGGTTGCATTCTTTCGCTATTCCCCTGTAGATATTCTGTCTGTTAACTTGCCACCCTCAACTCTGGATTTCGCATGCCAGATTCAGCAAGAGTTGGCAAGAAAAGAGGGAGCTAAG ATATGCAATATGGTGGAATTATTGCACGGGGAAGTGTATGACATGCTTCAAGGAATTGAAAGAAAGATCACAATATCTGAGCATGAACCCTCGAAGGAAAGCATACATAAGCACATAACTGAGTTGAAGAATTTACTTAAAGTGGAAAAAAATGAGTATGAA GTTTTGTTGCAAGCAGTTAAAACAGAGAATATTCAACTGTTCAATGCATCTGTTGATATTTTGGAGCTCAATCGTTTGAGACGTAGCCTTCTACTTAATGCATACATGTGGGATCGTCAACTCTATTTGTTGGACTCATTGTCTAAAGCTGAAAGTTATCCTGCCAAGGTTGATCCAAAACTTCCAGACATGTTCTATCTCACCAAGCTGAAAGAATGGAGGGCtgaattattttctaaagaTGGGCAGCTTGGGAACTCATCTGAAAAAATCACCACAAAGCCGTTGGCCTCGTTAGGAACTCCAAGGAAATCCATGTTGTCAAAGCAGCATGAGGAGTTAAGCCTGCAGGTTTTGGAGTGTAATTCAAGCAATATGGTTGAAATAGACCTTTCAGTTGAGTCTATTGAGGGTTATGTGGGCTCAGCAAGTCTTAATTTTTTCTCTGGTCAGTGTAATGGATACGATGAGAGAAAGGTAATTGCTGAAGCTAGCATTGCCGCTTCATCCGTGGAGAACTTGCATTCACCTTCCTCTAATCTATCTGATCAAATAGATTTAGCATGGACTGGTTCAGGGCAGTTAGTGAAAGATCCACCCCAAGGTGGTGCAAAAGCTGATTCAGTTGGATCTCCAAGTCTGTTGGATAATTCATGCTATAAGAAGGTAATGTCCCCAGTCAGGGTTTATTCATTTGATTCTGCTCTAAAATTCAGAGACAGAGTATATGGTGGATTGTCTCCTTCATCATTGCAATTGACTTCATTTAGATCAGCTGATGTTGCCGGAGATTTTGTGAGCACGTTTAAAGATCCGATTCTGAACATGAGAAGAGCCTATTCTCAAAGGTCTCGCAGGGATATACAGAGATTAAATACTCTTCTTAGTCAGACACCCATATACATCTCATCAGCATCTCATATGGTGAGTGATGGGGCTCACTTGCTTCTTTCTCAAACAGGTCTTAGTGATGTAGTTGTTGCAGTCTATGACGATGAACCCACGAGCATAATATCCTATGCCTTGACTTCCCAAGAGTATGCTGACTTCATAACATCCAGATTGGATCAGCGCAAGGAGTTGAAGGGGAAGGACAAAATCAGCAGTCTTCGGAATCAAATGAGCAACCATGCAGCAGCTATGAATTTTGCAGGTCAAGAATCTGTTGCCCAATACCAGTTGAATGATATCCAGTCTTGGTGCTACGGATCTGACGAAGCTCAACTCTCACGAGAGAAGCTTTCAGATCCCAAGGAATCCCatttcagaatttattttggTGATGAGTCTTCGTTTCCTGCAGACAAGGCAAAATATTCTGTAACATGTTATTTTGCAAGACAGTTTGATGCACTTAGGAAGAAATGCTGCCCAAATGAATTGGATTATATACGTTCCCTAAGCCGCTGTAAGAGATGGAGTGCGCAAGGTGGTAAAAGCAATGTGTATTTTGCCAAGTCATTGGATGATAGATTTATCATAAAGCAAGTCACAAAAACAGAGTTAGATTCTTTTGAAGACTTTGCTCCTGAATACTTCAAGTATTTGACTGAGTCAATAACTTCTGGAAGCCCCACTTGCCTAGCAAAAATCCTTGGTATTTATCAG GTGACTGTCAAACACTTGAAAGGTGGCCGGGAAGTAAGGATGGATATAATGGTGATGGAGAATCTCTTCTTTAGGAGGAATATATCAAGAGTTTATGATCTCAAAGGCTCATTGCGTTCCCGTTATAACCCTGATACTTCAGGAAACAACAGAGTtttattagatctgaatttGTTAGAGACGCTCCGCACAAAGCCCATTTTTTTAGGAAGCAAGGCAAAGAGAAGATTGGAACGGGCTGTATGGAATGACACCTTTTTTCTTGCG TCAGTGGATGTCATGGACTATTCGCTACTGGTCGGCATTGATGAGGATCGAAAGGAACTTGTTATAGGAATCATTGATTTTATGAGGCAGTATACATGGGACAAGCACCTGGAAACCTGGGTAAAGGCCTCAGGCATACTCGGTGGTCCAAAAAATGCATCACCCACCGTCATTTCTCCAACGCAGTACAAGAAACGCTTCAGGAAAGCCATGTCGAATTACTTCCTCACCGTCCCTGACCAGTGGTCCTGA